Below is a genomic region from Mucilaginibacter auburnensis.
AATGAACCACTGGCAGGCTAATACCATTTTAGGCGCGCGTTCATCTAACCTCTTCCTGGGTGTAGATCTTTTAGGCGACTCATCAGAACTGTCAACCGTTTACATGAAGCCCTACACCAACGACAACGTGGTACGCATGAAAGCCCGTATGAAAGCGGCAGTTAACTTCAAATTTGCCAACGAGTTATTCTACCTGTCGGCCTAAGCCAATTACTGAACTATTGAATGATTGATTTATTGAATTGATCATTCATAGTTCACCATTGGAAATCAAGAATTCCATAACTCATTAAATCAATAATTAAACACACATGTCTATTTACAATAAAATAAATGCAGGCTTTGCCCTGGGCGTTGATGAGCCTATAACATCAGGTGTTGAAGATGTGATCTACATTTTTAACCAGGATGATGTAACAATTTCTTACGATACTTTAAATCCGCTGATTGTTGAAGACCTTACAGTAGTTGGCTCTGCAAAAGTTTACAAGTTTCAAGGAACCAATAACAGCTTCAACTCCATTTCAAAAATTGCAAAAACAGCGGTAGGTCCGCGTTATACCGAGGAGATCGACTTTAACATTGCCGGTTTATCTGTTGATATCAAAGCCCAGTTACAGGCCATGGGCTATGGTCGTGTTTGCGCTATTGTGGTGAACAATTACAAATCAAGCGACTCTGCAGTTGAACTTTTTGGCGCTGTTAATGGCCTTATCCTTACCGAAGCCGAACGTAACGCAGCCGACGAAGGCCTGGATGGTGGTTACAAATTAAAACTAACCAACCCGGATAAATTGAAAGAGCCTTACCCACCACGTGCGGTGTCAATCCCACCGGTAAGCGGCCCGGCTACCTATGCCAGCACAATTGCTGCTATTGAGGCACTAACTGTCTAAAACTGTTCCGGCAGGTACTTACTACCTGCCGGAAATCTTAAATCTTAATAAAAACAAAACCTAATACATGAAAACCTATCTGCCACAAATTGAGCGACGTATTATAGTTAGGCCTAACCAAACCTTTGGCATACTTAACTATGATATGGATAACGCCTATCCGCAACGCATGCTGGAACTGGTGGCCCAATCGCCTACTGCTAAAGATTGCTGGAACAAGCGCGCAAAATTTATAGCAGGTAATGGCTTTGAACAAAAAGAACTGGGCAAGCTGGTAATTAACAGCCGAGGGCTCACACTTGCCAAGCTTTTAAAAGCTGTAGCTAAGGATATTGCCTTGTTTACCGGCTTTGGCATACATGTTAATTATAATGCCAACTATAAAATAGCGTCTGTTAATTACGTAAAGTTTGAAGATATCCGCATGGGTGATATTGACAATGCTGATACTGCCGATAAATACGCTATCTACTCAGACTGGGGCCGGAAAACATGGAAACACATTACCCGCAGCAAAGTATGCTTTATTGATAAGTATAATCCGGATGCCGAAACAATAAAAAAACAGGTTACCAAGGCAGGCGGCTGGAAAAACTATAAAGGGCAACTTTACTACTTTAACCCAGCGGTTGATGATTACCCATTGATTGAAGCTGACAGCGTTTGGGAAGACTTTGAAACCGAAGCCGGTATTAAAACTTTCAATAACCGTGAAGTAACCACCGGGTTCTTGCCGTCAACCATGCTCTTTATGCAATCGCGTAGAGAAGAAGCGGATAACGCCGGCGGTGATACCGAACAAAGCGTTGGTAACAGTCCATCTCAATTAGAAAAAGACCTCGGCACTTTCCAGGGAGCTAAAAGCGCGCAAAAGATCATTGTGATCGAGTATGAAGACGAGAGCCAGAAACCCGAGTTCCAGCCGTACTCCATTCAAAATAATGACAAGCTTTTTGAAAGCACGGAGCGTTCTGTTGAGGCGCGCATCATCAAAGGCTTTTCGGTTCCGAAAGAACTGATCAACGCTGAAAAATCATCGGGCTTGAGCAATGGCGGTGAAAAAAAAGAAGCGATACGTGAATTCAACGACAATACCGCACCGGATAGGTTAGAACTATCAGAAACGTTTGAAGAGATATTCAAAAACTTTTATACTAACATCAATCCATCCGGCAACTGGAATATAATACCTGTGCCTGCTACGGTTGCAGATGACAGTCCGGGTAGAACCGCTGGTTCCTCCATCAATCAACTGCTGTTATCTGACATTCCACGCGAAAACAAAATAGCGATTCTAATTCATGCCTACGGCTTCAAACAGCACGAGGCTGAAAACATGGTAGCATAACCCATCTTATGATCTTAATAGACCAACTCACGTTTCAGCGATACGAGGATATTTCTGCAAACGTAAAGCCCGAGCGCCTTAAAGTATTCATCACAAAAGCGCAGGATCTTGACCTCAAACCCTTTTTAGGACGCACTTTATACTTTGACTTTATCAAACATTTTAATGAAGACGGAACAATAAAAGACGATGCTCCGCAGCATTACAAAGATCTGCTGAATGGCAGCGAGTATTTAAACAAACGTGGACACATTGTATTATATGAGGGCTTACTGCCAACGCTTTTATACTTCGCGTTTTCCCGATTTATTGAAGCCGATGCGATACGTTATACCTCAACCGGCCCGGTTCAAAAACAAGCAGACCAAAGCATCCGGCTCTCTCCTGCCGAGCTTAGCAAACTGGTTCAACAGCAACGCAGCGTAGCTAATGCTCACGCGAACGAGGTACAGAAATTTTTGCGCGATCATAGAGATGATTTTCCGCTTTGGGAAGATAATGGCAAAAACAGAACAGCCCGACAATCGGGCCCGCGCATACGGGCGGTAGATAAATCGGATTTCAATTATCCGGGTGGCTCATACAGCCAGACCAACTACTTACCATTAACAGATAACTAATATGGCAGATAAAAAACTCAGCGAATTACCTTTAGCATCCGGTATAAATGCTAACGATATATCATTATTGGTAAGCAACGGTGCCGACTACCAATTTGCATTTGCCAGTCTGCTTCAATTTATTGGCGATAATTTAACAGTTGGCGCAAAAATATCATTCGGCACCACCCTGCCGGCAAACAACAGCGGCAAAAATGGCGACCTGTTTATCAAGACCGATACAGGCGCGTTTGCTCAAAAGGTTTTGGGTGTTTGGACTGTGGTGTACACTATCCCTGCATCATCAGGAACAACCGACGGAACCATACTTTATGGAGTTGGAACACCGGGCAATTTTATTGGAAGCGATAACGACACTTACATTAACACAGGCAACGGCATATTTTACAAAAAAACCGCCGGAACCTGGAGCCAGGTATTCTCCATGCAAACCGGTCCGCAAGGGCCACAGGGAACTCCCGGTATCAATGGCGCTAACGGAACCAATGGCTTCAGCTTGTTAAGCGGTAACTCCATTCCATCTAACTCGGTCACCGGTGTAAATGGCGATTTTTACCTGAACACAAGCACTTACACGCTTTATGGCCCTAAAACTGCCGGACTTTGGGGAAATGGTATATCATTGATAAGTCCCGGCTTGCCAATTGGCGGCACTTCAGGGCAGATCCTATTGAAAAGTAGCAGCACTAATTGGGATACTGATTGGGGAGAACTATCGTTTGAAAGTTTGACGGGCGACCCTTTAGATAACGACGACTTAAGCGCATTATTTAACACCAAAGCCGACCTTGTTTCCGGGAAGATTCCCGCTACTCAGTTACCAAGTTACGTGGATGATGTATTGGAATACGTTAACCTGGCAGGTTTACCGGCAA
It encodes:
- a CDS encoding DUF6712 family protein, whose protein sequence is MILIDQLTFQRYEDISANVKPERLKVFITKAQDLDLKPFLGRTLYFDFIKHFNEDGTIKDDAPQHYKDLLNGSEYLNKRGHIVLYEGLLPTLLYFAFSRFIEADAIRYTSTGPVQKQADQSIRLSPAELSKLVQQQRSVANAHANEVQKFLRDHRDDFPLWEDNGKNRTARQSGPRIRAVDKSDFNYPGGSYSQTNYLPLTDN